A genome region from Chlorobaculum tepidum TLS includes the following:
- a CDS encoding bile acid:sodium symporter family protein gives MHNLGGLAAGYAVATVARCDVIDRRTIAIEIGMQNSGLGVTLANQFFQPLAALPGALFSLWHNLSGIALARHWSRKATFVASEA, from the coding sequence GTGCATAACCTCGGTGGTCTTGCTGCCGGCTATGCCGTGGCGACCGTCGCCAGATGTGATGTGATTGACAGGCGCACCATCGCCATAGAGATCGGAATGCAGAATTCGGGACTGGGCGTGACGCTGGCCAACCAGTTCTTCCAGCCGCTTGCTGCGCTGCCAGGCGCGCTCTTCAGCCTCTGGCACAACCTGTCGGGCATCGCGCTTGCCCGCCACTGGAGCAGAAAAGCGACGTTTGTAGCAAGCGAGGCGTAA
- the hcp gene encoding hydroxylamine reductase translates to MSMHCDQCQESIKGGCNVRGVCGKDELTAKLQDTLIYAAEGIALCAEGFEGKIDRKYGQFISECLFVTVTNTNFDDVAIVEQIRKALAMRDEVRALAGTTPAHDAANWSGSTKEEFLAKAAACSIDSLSADPDLRSLKSLILYGIKGLAAYTDHAAVLGYHDDDIYAFYVKGLSALTKELPADELLGLVMECGATAVKAMALLDKANTETYGNPEITTVKTGVGTRPGILISGHDLRDMEDLLKQTEGTGVDVYTHCEMLPAHYYPAFKKYDHFVGNYGNSWWSQDREFESFNGPILMTTNCIVPVRESYRGRMFTTGMAGYPGLKHIPARPDGGSKDFSEIIELAKTCKPPIEIENGEIVGGFAHTQVLALADKVVDAVKSGAIRRFVVMAGCDGRHNSRQYYTDVAETLPKDTVILTAGCAKYRYNKLELGDIGGIPRVLDAGQCNDSYSLAVIAMKLQEVFGLENINDLPISYDIAWYEQKAVTVLLALLFLGVKGIRLGPTLPEFLTPNIATTLVKLFDLKPIGTVEADVEAMMAGN, encoded by the coding sequence ATGTCTATGCATTGCGACCAATGCCAGGAGAGCATCAAGGGAGGCTGCAACGTCCGTGGCGTGTGCGGCAAGGATGAATTGACCGCCAAACTTCAGGATACGCTGATCTACGCCGCCGAGGGCATCGCCCTGTGTGCCGAGGGGTTTGAAGGAAAGATTGACAGGAAATACGGGCAGTTCATCAGCGAGTGCCTGTTCGTGACCGTCACCAACACCAACTTCGACGACGTGGCCATCGTCGAGCAGATCCGGAAAGCGCTCGCCATGCGCGACGAAGTCAGGGCGCTCGCCGGAACGACTCCGGCGCACGACGCCGCGAACTGGAGCGGCAGCACCAAAGAGGAGTTTCTCGCCAAGGCTGCGGCGTGCAGCATCGACAGTCTGAGCGCAGACCCCGATCTTCGCTCGCTCAAGAGCCTCATCCTGTATGGCATCAAGGGCCTTGCCGCCTACACTGACCACGCCGCAGTGCTTGGCTATCACGACGACGACATCTACGCTTTCTACGTCAAAGGCTTGTCCGCGCTGACCAAAGAGTTGCCAGCCGACGAGCTGCTCGGTCTCGTGATGGAGTGCGGCGCTACCGCCGTAAAGGCGATGGCACTGCTCGACAAGGCCAACACCGAGACTTACGGCAATCCCGAAATCACCACGGTCAAGACCGGCGTCGGGACCCGTCCGGGTATCCTCATCTCAGGCCACGACTTGCGCGACATGGAAGATCTGCTCAAGCAGACCGAAGGCACCGGCGTGGATGTCTATACCCACTGCGAAATGCTGCCCGCGCACTACTACCCAGCCTTCAAAAAGTACGACCACTTCGTCGGAAACTACGGCAACTCGTGGTGGTCGCAGGATCGTGAGTTCGAGAGCTTCAACGGCCCGATTCTGATGACAACCAACTGCATCGTACCGGTGCGCGAATCCTATCGTGGCCGCATGTTCACCACCGGCATGGCGGGCTATCCTGGCCTGAAACATATTCCGGCGCGTCCCGACGGCGGCAGCAAGGACTTCTCGGAGATCATCGAGCTGGCCAAAACCTGCAAGCCTCCGATCGAGATCGAGAACGGCGAAATCGTTGGCGGCTTCGCTCACACCCAGGTGCTGGCGCTGGCCGACAAGGTGGTCGATGCGGTCAAGTCGGGCGCGATCAGGCGCTTCGTGGTGATGGCAGGTTGCGATGGACGCCACAACTCGCGCCAGTACTACACCGACGTGGCTGAAACCCTTCCGAAGGACACGGTCATCCTGACCGCCGGATGCGCCAAGTACCGCTACAACAAGTTGGAGCTTGGCGACATCGGTGGCATTCCGCGCGTGCTCGACGCTGGTCAGTGCAACGACAGCTACTCGCTGGCCGTGATCGCCATGAAACTTCAGGAGGTGTTCGGGCTGGAGAACATCAACGACCTGCCAATCTCCTACGACATCGCCTGGTACGAACAGAAAGCGGTCACCGTGCTGCTCGCCCTGCTCTTCCTCGGCGTCAAGGGCATCAGGCTCGGCCCAACACTGCCGGAGTTCCTCACCCCGAACATCGCTACCACGCTGGTGAAGCTGTTCGATCTCAAGCCGATTGGCACGGTCGAAGCTGATGTTGAAGCGATGATGGCCGGGAACTGA
- a CDS encoding tetratricopeptide repeat protein: protein MLKDALGEWRGSEEEITRQIEADPVNAQAWASRAGVRSAAGDFEGALGDLTMAIELGLRFRERIIAYGNRGIIRSETGDYDGAIEDFSAVIEARPRKSIMKAALVQRALAKEKFGDKEGSAADRRLARILSPDLNKQTTKK, encoded by the coding sequence ATGCTGAAGGACGCACTTGGGGAGTGGCGCGGCTCCGAGGAGGAGATCACCCGTCAGATCGAGGCCGATCCGGTCAACGCACAGGCCTGGGCCAGCCGGGCGGGAGTCAGGAGCGCGGCGGGCGATTTCGAAGGGGCGCTGGGCGATCTCACCATGGCGATCGAGCTCGGTCTGCGATTCCGTGAAAGGATCATCGCCTACGGCAATCGCGGCATCATACGATCCGAGACCGGGGACTACGACGGGGCAATCGAGGACTTCAGCGCCGTGATCGAGGCGAGACCCCGGAAATCGATCATGAAAGCGGCTCTCGTGCAGCGGGCGCTCGCGAAAGAGAAATTTGGTGACAAGGAGGGCAGCGCAGCCGACAGGCGGCTGGCTCGCATTCTGTCACCGGACTTGAACAAACAAACAACAAAAAAGTAA
- a CDS encoding ATP-binding protein: MKRQIITIDEKKCTGCGDCIPACPEGALQVIDGKARLVSDLFCDGLGACIGHCPTGAMQVETREAEPYDERRVMAESIVKAGPNVIAAHLCHLRDHGANDYLREALAYLEEQGIPNPLEQPVAAAHPAHVQHGGGCPGSRTMDFRSSNGSAQASSVAPVAGAVHALSELRQWPVQLHLVSPIAPCFEGSDLLLAADCVAFAAGDFHSRLLRGKTLAVACPKLDSGLAVYVEKLAAMIDHARINTITVAIMEVPCCGGLLSIVEEASRRASRKVPVKKIVIGVQGDTLSEEWM, from the coding sequence ATGAAACGGCAGATCATAACCATAGATGAGAAAAAATGCACCGGCTGCGGCGATTGCATTCCGGCGTGCCCGGAAGGGGCGCTTCAGGTGATCGACGGCAAGGCGCGGCTGGTGAGTGACCTGTTCTGCGACGGCCTCGGCGCCTGCATCGGGCACTGCCCGACCGGTGCGATGCAGGTCGAGACCCGCGAAGCCGAGCCTTATGACGAGCGCCGCGTGATGGCCGAGAGCATCGTGAAGGCCGGGCCGAACGTGATTGCAGCACATCTGTGCCACCTGCGCGATCATGGCGCCAATGATTACCTGCGTGAAGCGCTGGCATATCTCGAAGAGCAGGGGATTCCGAACCCGCTTGAGCAGCCCGTTGCCGCCGCCCATCCTGCACATGTGCAGCACGGTGGCGGATGCCCCGGCAGCCGCACGATGGATTTCCGTTCATCGAACGGGAGTGCGCAAGCATCATCGGTAGCGCCCGTTGCTGGTGCGGTTCACGCGCTCAGCGAACTTCGCCAGTGGCCGGTGCAGTTGCATCTGGTTTCGCCGATCGCGCCCTGCTTCGAGGGTTCCGACCTGCTTCTCGCTGCCGACTGCGTGGCATTCGCGGCAGGCGATTTTCACAGCAGGCTTCTGCGCGGCAAGACACTCGCGGTCGCCTGCCCGAAGCTTGACAGCGGCCTCGCTGTTTACGTGGAGAAGCTCGCAGCCATGATCGATCATGCGCGCATCAACACCATCACCGTGGCGATCATGGAGGTGCCGTGCTGCGGCGGCTTGCTTTCGATTGTCGAGGAGGCGTCGCGGAGAGCCTCGCGCAAGGTTCCGGTCAAAAAGATTGTTATCGGCGTGCAGGGTGACACCCTGAGCGAGGAGTGGATGTGA
- a CDS encoding Rrf2 family transcriptional regulator — protein MKVLNKETDYAVRALISLGMKSDGWVSAKVISDEQAIPYQFLRRILQELIRNGLVESKEGAGGGVKLAKEPGDIGVADVIEIFQGKVQLSECMFRKQLCSNRANCVLRHEIMRIEKMVNNEFSQVTIGKLIDDLKAVEAMNKTRQTEQQEAR, from the coding sequence ATGAAGGTACTCAACAAAGAAACAGACTACGCCGTCCGGGCACTGATCTCTCTCGGGATGAAATCCGATGGATGGGTTTCGGCGAAGGTGATCTCCGACGAACAGGCGATTCCCTACCAGTTCCTGCGGCGCATCTTGCAGGAGCTGATCCGCAACGGGCTGGTGGAGTCGAAAGAGGGCGCTGGCGGCGGCGTGAAGCTCGCAAAAGAGCCTGGTGACATCGGTGTGGCCGATGTGATCGAAATCTTTCAGGGCAAGGTGCAGCTTTCGGAGTGCATGTTCCGCAAGCAGCTCTGCTCGAATCGTGCCAACTGTGTCTTGCGCCATGAGATCATGCGCATCGAAAAAATGGTGAATAACGAGTTCTCGCAAGTGACCATTGGCAAGCTGATCGACGATCTGAAGGCGGTGGAAGCGATGAATAAAACCAGACAGACAGAACAACAGGAAGCACGATGA
- a CDS encoding class I SAM-dependent methyltransferase, translating to MLQLETAGYKTLNDLRSRGEFPPEWTNIDELEQLTDRFMERFRAERFEVSKELGPGFVISELIDQTLRTNERENMDDETKPGEERLESVRALDRMNRMTFSYEHQCDLLMPLIEKLGHSSKTVGILELASGSGGLAFALAERAQKAGIEVRITASDIVPEMISEGNRLAREKNLPLSFRHLNAFDFEGIEPGSADLVVISQSLHHFTPGQLALMIAQAKRHGASAFVGLDGFRSLLLIGGVPLVASLQGIGDFTLDGLTSARKFYSGIELDIIAAIATGNETHRVTCSWPMTILHVPLKPPTGP from the coding sequence ATGCTTCAACTGGAAACCGCCGGATACAAAACGCTCAACGATCTTCGCTCACGCGGCGAGTTTCCTCCGGAATGGACGAACATCGATGAACTCGAACAGCTCACCGACCGGTTCATGGAGCGGTTTCGTGCTGAACGGTTCGAGGTATCGAAAGAGCTTGGTCCAGGGTTTGTCATCTCCGAACTGATCGACCAGACGCTCAGAACCAACGAACGCGAGAACATGGATGACGAAACCAAACCCGGCGAAGAACGGCTCGAATCGGTCAGGGCGCTCGACCGGATGAACCGGATGACATTCTCTTACGAGCATCAGTGCGATCTGCTCATGCCTTTGATTGAAAAGCTGGGACACTCGAGCAAAACGGTGGGCATCCTCGAACTTGCCTCCGGATCGGGTGGACTGGCCTTTGCTCTGGCAGAAAGAGCACAAAAGGCGGGCATCGAAGTCAGGATCACCGCTTCGGACATCGTCCCCGAAATGATCAGCGAAGGCAACCGGCTGGCAAGAGAAAAAAACCTGCCATTAAGCTTCAGACACCTGAATGCGTTTGACTTCGAAGGAATCGAACCCGGCTCGGCTGATCTGGTGGTCATTTCGCAAAGCCTGCACCACTTCACACCCGGCCAGCTCGCGCTCATGATCGCCCAGGCGAAGCGGCACGGCGCATCGGCGTTCGTTGGCCTCGACGGGTTCCGCAGTCTGCTGCTCATTGGCGGCGTACCGCTGGTGGCGAGCCTTCAGGGCATCGGAGATTTTACGCTTGACGGCCTGACCTCGGCCCGGAAATTCTATTCCGGAATCGAACTCGACATTATCGCCGCCATCGCCACAGGCAATGAGACGCATCGGGTAACCTGCTCCTGGCCGATGACCATCCTGCATGTACCGCTGAAGCCGCCAACCGGGCCATGA
- a CDS encoding heme-binding domain-containing protein encodes MKIGKVLTVVLVVLILIQLIPGPSHENPPVTGTPKWDSPRTEELFKRSCANCHSNETIWPWYSTIAPLSWIINLDVSVGRSKFNVSEWGRPGKNDGDEAAGELRHGKMPPWFYMPAHPEAKLTAAEKDELVKGLAATFGDKSAEKEKKEEK; translated from the coding sequence ATGAAAATCGGCAAAGTATTGACAGTGGTTCTGGTCGTTCTTATTCTGATTCAGCTCATCCCCGGACCAAGCCACGAAAATCCACCGGTCACCGGCACACCCAAATGGGACAGCCCCCGGACGGAGGAACTGTTCAAGCGATCCTGCGCCAACTGCCACTCCAACGAAACCATCTGGCCCTGGTACAGCACCATCGCCCCGCTGTCGTGGATCATCAACCTCGACGTCAGTGTAGGCCGGTCGAAATTCAACGTCTCCGAATGGGGACGGCCCGGCAAAAACGATGGCGATGAAGCTGCCGGCGAACTCAGGCACGGCAAGATGCCGCCATGGTTTTACATGCCAGCGCATCCCGAGGCGAAGCTGACCGCCGCTGAGAAGGATGAACTGGTCAAGGGCTTGGCGGCAACCTTCGGCGACAAAAGTGCGGAAAAAGAAAAAAAAGAAGAGAAATAA
- a CDS encoding site-2 protease family protein gives MPDFSYEETKLTTGRHYPIHLLLFVATLFTTTWAGAIWTGIPPFTANKAGFIEALKTGVPFSLALLAFLTVHEFGHFFATVKHRIRATLPYYIPLPPLPFLMSIGTLGAIIRIKEPIRSRRALFDIGAAGPLAGFTVALGLLIYGFLHLPLAEYIYSVHPDYRAMGGIPPAPADTLYLGKNLLFILLDALIQPKGLPPMYELYHYPFLFAGWLACFVTALNLLPVGQLDGGHVIYAMFGSEGHRKISKFFLAFITVIGAPSFILGVLELINPALVFPVPELLLRWSWPGWIIWAIILRRFLGTKHPQAGSDHPLPPGRMTAGWLCIAVFILTFTPVPFAIS, from the coding sequence ATGCCTGATTTTTCGTACGAAGAAACGAAGCTTACGACCGGCAGACACTATCCGATCCATCTTCTTCTTTTTGTCGCAACCCTGTTCACCACAACCTGGGCCGGAGCGATCTGGACAGGTATCCCCCCTTTCACGGCAAACAAGGCCGGATTTATCGAAGCACTCAAAACGGGTGTACCGTTTTCGCTCGCCCTGCTCGCCTTCCTGACCGTGCACGAGTTCGGCCACTTTTTCGCCACCGTGAAACATCGAATCCGCGCCACGCTGCCCTACTACATTCCACTACCGCCGCTGCCATTTCTCATGAGCATCGGCACCCTTGGCGCGATCATCCGCATCAAGGAGCCGATCCGGAGCCGCCGGGCGCTCTTCGATATTGGCGCGGCGGGTCCACTCGCCGGATTCACCGTCGCGCTCGGTCTGCTCATCTACGGCTTCCTGCACCTGCCGCTTGCTGAGTACATCTATTCGGTCCATCCGGACTACCGGGCAATGGGTGGCATTCCGCCCGCGCCAGCAGACACATTGTATCTCGGCAAAAATCTGCTCTTCATCCTGCTCGATGCACTGATCCAGCCGAAGGGACTGCCGCCGATGTATGAACTCTACCACTACCCGTTTCTTTTCGCCGGATGGCTCGCCTGTTTCGTCACTGCACTGAACCTCCTGCCCGTCGGCCAGCTCGATGGCGGGCACGTCATCTACGCCATGTTCGGCAGCGAGGGACACCGGAAAATCTCGAAGTTCTTCCTCGCGTTTATCACCGTCATCGGCGCGCCGTCGTTCATCCTCGGCGTACTCGAACTGATCAATCCGGCACTTGTTTTTCCTGTGCCGGAACTGCTGCTCCGCTGGTCATGGCCAGGCTGGATCATCTGGGCCATCATCCTTCGCCGCTTCCTCGGCACGAAGCACCCACAGGCGGGCAGCGACCATCCCTTGCCACCGGGACGGATGACTGCCGGATGGCTCTGCATCGCCGTTTTCATCCTGACCTTCACGCCGGTGCCATTCGCAATCAGTTGA
- the folP gene encoding dihydropteroate synthase yields MKQNLGDQSRYRLNCAGAMLDLSARPAIMGIVNLTPDSFFDGGSYGSAGEAVQLERALESAMAMARAGAEIIDVGGESTRPGSAPVSAEEEIRRTIPFIELLRRQSDVLISIDTWKSEVAAKALRAGVNIVNDISGFSFDPKMPGVCARHHCGVVLMHTPAKPDALRWSYNTSAETEEVMNRVTTFLSRSIAIAREHGIESIIVDPGLGFGKTVEENYRLLARLDELHKLGCPVLAGISRKSFLGQAIRRTGEETPPPSERLLATISANTIALMNGADILRVHDVDAAIQARAVVLATRRASD; encoded by the coding sequence ATGAAACAGAATCTTGGGGATCAAAGCCGTTACCGTCTGAACTGCGCTGGTGCAATGCTCGACCTCTCGGCGCGTCCGGCCATCATGGGCATCGTCAACCTCACCCCCGATTCGTTCTTCGACGGCGGCAGCTACGGCAGCGCCGGAGAGGCGGTACAGCTCGAACGCGCCCTCGAATCGGCGATGGCGATGGCGCGGGCAGGCGCGGAGATCATCGACGTGGGCGGCGAATCGACCCGCCCTGGCTCGGCACCGGTCAGCGCAGAGGAGGAGATACGGCGAACCATTCCCTTCATCGAGCTTTTACGAAGGCAGAGCGATGTGCTGATCTCTATTGACACCTGGAAGTCAGAAGTTGCCGCCAAAGCGCTGCGGGCCGGAGTGAACATCGTCAACGACATTTCAGGCTTCAGCTTCGATCCGAAAATGCCGGGGGTGTGCGCCCGCCACCACTGTGGCGTGGTACTGATGCACACGCCCGCTAAACCGGACGCGCTCCGCTGGAGTTATAACACCAGCGCAGAGACGGAAGAGGTGATGAACCGCGTGACCACTTTCCTGAGCCGTTCGATAGCTATCGCCAGAGAACACGGCATCGAGTCAATCATCGTCGATCCCGGCCTCGGCTTCGGCAAAACCGTCGAGGAGAACTACCGACTGCTCGCGCGGCTCGACGAGCTGCACAAACTCGGCTGCCCGGTGCTCGCCGGAATATCGCGAAAGTCGTTTCTCGGCCAGGCGATCAGGCGCACCGGCGAGGAGACGCCACCGCCGTCGGAACGGCTCCTGGCCACCATCAGCGCCAACACCATCGCGCTCATGAACGGCGCAGATATCCTGCGCGTGCACGACGTCGATGCCGCCATCCAGGCTCGCGCCGTTGTGCTCGCAACCCGCCGCGCTTCGGACTGA
- the smc gene encoding chromosome segregation protein SMC — protein sequence MYLSKIELFGFKSFAHRVRIHFDKGLTAIVGPNGCGKTNVVDAIRWVLGEQKSMLLRSPKMENIIFNGTKRLKPLSFTEVSITIENTRNILPTEYTEVTVTRRLYRNGDSDYLLNMVPCRLKDILDLFADTGMGSDAYSVIELKMIEEIISNKSEERLKLFEEAAGITRYKQRRKQTFRQLESASRDLARVDDVLAEVEKKVRNLRLQVRKAERLKEIREELRTLDLTLSAISMDEHLQKLRPLLDSIAAEERQCHELAATIAKLDSAHQESELRQLELERKLADAQKELNASNQLVHTLEKQLLQHKEKQKNLLQTIERLNYSIADKGRKRLEQEALSKELSEKQTPLQEVCTAQLAEFERLKKQEVELNSALDASRQALQSERRAVAELQKSLNALNLTRQSLRTRKEHLEGSVNRLDQRKRDLERSMEQAEPERRRTSEAIEEKKIALDELKKEEERLVALKASITEQSEKKKEELLSLKSEHNHLNNRIALCNSILEKFEGLPEGVAFLEKQRAGKPGLGCLSDLISVRENDKKAINAALGESLGYYLCRNLEEARLAVSSLAKADKGKVHFLILDLIDGGAKIDYAEIEGARRAIDLVETPAELSKALNLLLQHCYVVADLDAAEQLGKKHPEALFITEKGEKFTRRGMLYGGSAKGGESVRLGKKAERDRLQKQMAGMAETIAEAENALAVLRKEFSAIDTERVKRAAASISQEISALEKRLARLEAEERSGADQIAHADRERTALIASMQSVLDELEKTQPETLRIEAEIETAQQKVNVMQEELSAGESRSRALHAELQAQQGRYRDAQLDLEKHRFRASACQQTIVTLSDEIEGMQHQIARAEKEVAELGQSIAQATAEHEQAVVVSARQQEALNELESSYRDLQTKNHDTLSNLRDLRRKHDLSQQMLAEFNNRKAKLEQEIAHLQATVMERYGVELEMMPAHVPEGFDVAASRERLAYLQKQKEQFGGVNELALEEYESEKERLDFLTAQKEDLVSAEKQLRETIEEINRTALEKFRETFNQVRKNFIRIFHDLFDPEDEVDLLITTSDEDPLEAHIQIVAKPRGKKPLAIEQLSGGEKALTALSLLFAIYLVKPSPFCILDEVDAPLDDANVGRFIKLLKKFENNTQFIIVTHNKKSMASCQALYGVTMEEEGVSKLIPVKIENARSEETAS from the coding sequence ATGTACCTGTCGAAAATCGAACTTTTCGGCTTCAAAAGCTTCGCCCACAGGGTCAGGATACACTTCGACAAGGGGCTCACCGCCATTGTTGGGCCGAACGGGTGCGGCAAAACCAACGTTGTAGACGCCATCCGCTGGGTGCTCGGCGAGCAGAAATCGATGCTGCTCCGCTCACCAAAAATGGAGAACATCATCTTCAACGGCACCAAACGGCTCAAGCCTCTCAGTTTCACCGAGGTCTCCATCACCATTGAGAACACGCGCAACATCCTGCCGACCGAGTACACCGAGGTCACGGTGACACGCCGCCTCTACCGTAACGGCGACAGCGACTACCTGCTCAACATGGTGCCCTGCCGCCTCAAGGACATCCTCGACCTCTTCGCCGACACCGGCATGGGCAGCGACGCCTACTCGGTCATCGAGCTGAAGATGATCGAGGAAATCATCAGCAACAAGAGCGAGGAGCGCCTGAAGCTGTTTGAAGAAGCTGCCGGCATCACACGCTACAAGCAGCGACGCAAGCAGACCTTCCGCCAGCTCGAAAGCGCCAGCCGCGACCTGGCCCGCGTGGATGATGTGCTCGCCGAGGTGGAAAAGAAGGTGCGCAATCTCCGCTTGCAGGTGCGCAAAGCCGAACGGCTGAAGGAGATCAGGGAGGAGCTGCGTACACTCGACCTCACGCTCTCGGCCATCTCGATGGACGAACATTTGCAGAAACTCCGTCCGCTGCTCGACTCCATCGCCGCCGAGGAACGCCAGTGCCACGAACTTGCAGCCACCATCGCCAAACTCGACAGTGCGCATCAGGAATCCGAACTGCGCCAGCTTGAACTCGAACGAAAGCTCGCCGACGCCCAGAAGGAGCTGAACGCCTCCAACCAGCTCGTGCACACGCTTGAAAAGCAGCTCTTGCAGCACAAGGAGAAACAGAAAAACCTGCTGCAAACCATCGAACGCCTGAACTATTCGATAGCCGACAAGGGCCGCAAGCGGCTCGAACAGGAGGCGTTGTCGAAGGAGCTTTCGGAGAAGCAGACGCCGCTACAGGAAGTGTGCACCGCGCAGCTTGCCGAATTCGAGCGGCTGAAGAAGCAAGAGGTAGAGTTGAACTCGGCGCTCGACGCCAGCCGCCAGGCGCTGCAATCGGAGCGACGCGCCGTGGCCGAACTCCAGAAATCGCTGAACGCACTGAACCTGACCCGCCAGTCGCTCCGCACCCGCAAGGAGCATCTCGAAGGATCAGTTAACCGCCTCGACCAGCGCAAGCGTGATCTGGAGCGCTCGATGGAGCAGGCAGAGCCGGAACGCCGCCGCACGTCGGAGGCGATCGAAGAGAAAAAAATCGCCCTTGATGAGCTGAAAAAAGAGGAGGAGCGCCTCGTTGCACTCAAGGCGAGCATCACGGAGCAGAGCGAAAAAAAGAAGGAGGAGCTGCTTTCGCTCAAAAGCGAGCACAACCATCTGAACAACCGGATTGCGCTCTGCAACTCGATTCTCGAAAAGTTCGAAGGGCTGCCGGAGGGCGTGGCCTTCCTCGAAAAGCAGCGGGCGGGAAAACCCGGCCTCGGCTGCCTCTCCGACCTGATCTCCGTGCGAGAAAACGACAAAAAAGCAATCAACGCAGCCCTCGGCGAGAGCCTCGGCTACTACCTCTGCCGAAACCTTGAAGAGGCCAGACTCGCCGTGTCGAGCCTCGCGAAAGCTGACAAGGGCAAGGTGCACTTTCTGATTCTCGACCTCATCGACGGCGGCGCGAAGATTGACTACGCAGAAATCGAGGGAGCGCGCCGGGCCATCGATCTGGTCGAAACTCCGGCGGAGCTGTCGAAAGCCTTGAATTTGCTGTTGCAGCACTGCTACGTTGTGGCCGATCTCGATGCTGCCGAGCAGCTGGGGAAGAAGCACCCGGAGGCGCTTTTCATCACCGAAAAGGGCGAAAAGTTCACTCGCCGTGGCATGCTCTACGGCGGCAGCGCGAAGGGCGGCGAGAGCGTCAGACTTGGCAAAAAAGCCGAGCGCGACCGACTGCAGAAGCAGATGGCCGGCATGGCGGAAACCATCGCTGAAGCGGAAAACGCGCTTGCCGTGCTCCGCAAGGAGTTCAGCGCCATCGACACAGAGCGCGTAAAACGCGCCGCTGCATCGATCAGCCAGGAGATTTCAGCGCTCGAAAAACGACTCGCACGGCTCGAAGCCGAGGAGCGCTCCGGCGCGGATCAGATCGCCCACGCCGACCGGGAGCGGACCGCGCTGATCGCCTCCATGCAGAGCGTGCTCGACGAACTTGAGAAAACACAGCCCGAAACCCTGCGCATCGAAGCGGAGATCGAAACCGCTCAGCAAAAAGTGAACGTCATGCAGGAGGAGCTTTCCGCCGGGGAGAGTCGCAGCCGGGCGTTGCACGCAGAACTTCAGGCGCAGCAGGGACGCTACCGCGACGCACAGCTCGATCTCGAAAAACACAGATTCCGCGCGAGCGCCTGCCAGCAGACAATCGTCACGCTCAGCGATGAGATCGAGGGAATGCAGCACCAGATCGCGCGGGCGGAAAAAGAGGTGGCCGAACTCGGCCAGTCAATCGCCCAGGCGACGGCTGAGCACGAACAGGCCGTGGTCGTCTCGGCCCGCCAGCAGGAGGCGCTCAACGAACTGGAGTCCTCATACCGCGATCTCCAGACCAAAAACCATGACACGCTGTCCAACCTCCGGGATCTGCGCCGCAAGCACGACCTTTCTCAGCAGATGCTCGCCGAGTTCAACAACCGCAAGGCAAAGCTCGAACAGGAGATTGCCCACTTGCAGGCCACGGTGATGGAACGTTACGGTGTTGAGCTTGAGATGATGCCCGCGCATGTACCAGAGGGTTTTGACGTCGCCGCATCACGAGAGCGACTCGCCTACCTGCAAAAACAGAAAGAGCAGTTCGGTGGCGTGAACGAACTGGCGCTGGAGGAGTACGAAAGCGAAAAGGAGCGCCTCGATTTCCTGACTGCTCAGAAAGAGGATCTGGTCAGCGCCGAAAAGCAGCTCAGAGAGACCATCGAGGAGATCAACCGTACGGCGCTCGAAAAATTCCGGGAAACCTTCAACCAGGTGCGGAAGAACTTCATCCGGATTTTCCACGACCTGTTCGATCCTGAAGACGAGGTTGATCTGCTCATCACCACCTCGGATGAAGACCCGCTCGAAGCGCACATCCAGATCGTCGCCAAGCCACGCGGCAAGAAACCGCTGGCCATCGAGCAGCTTAGCGGCGGCGAAAAAGCGCTGACTGCCCTGTCGCTGCTGTTTGCGATCTACCTGGTCAAGCCGAGCCCCTTCTGCATCCTCGACGAAGTCGATGCGCCGCTCGACGACGCCAACGTCGGGCGCTTCATCAAGCTTCTGAAAAAATTTGAGAATAACACTCAATTTATTATCGTTACGCACAACAAAAAAAGCATGGCCTCGTGCCAGGCACTTTACGGCGTCACGATGGAAGAGGAAGGAGTCTCGAAACTCATTCCGGTCAAGATCGAAAACGCACGCTCTGAGGAAACAGCATCCTGA